In Qipengyuania psychrotolerans, one DNA window encodes the following:
- a CDS encoding mechanosensitive ion channel family protein — MIQRYNPQNWEVSTEAMVETAVALGGAILLALVVHFIAFALIRRFTKSSASQIDDVVVQKVRKPMRWAMVGFAISIAAENDALVGDGWDTFVKFLTPALIGWVAFAVVKGFAAGYERQVEIQGDEVATRSHRTRIAILSRTIRVAIVIIAVSLIMLNIPGVADVGTTMLASAGLAALAIGAAAQPALKSLIAGLQMAITQPLRIGDLVKVEGQAGRVEEIRMSFVTVRTWDERVLVVPTSVFLDNLFENWSRVSEALTGPVMLHLDPASDIEPIRKEFERFVRAHPLWDQRNLALLMTEAYPESVELRLSMSAETIGDLFNLRCAVREHMVQWLRKEQPEALIRHRLEVEAANARVTGG, encoded by the coding sequence ATGATTCAACGATACAATCCGCAAAACTGGGAAGTCTCGACCGAGGCTATGGTGGAAACCGCCGTTGCTCTGGGCGGCGCAATCCTGTTGGCACTAGTCGTCCACTTCATTGCCTTCGCCTTGATCCGGCGGTTTACCAAATCATCGGCCAGCCAGATCGACGATGTCGTCGTGCAAAAAGTCCGCAAACCGATGCGCTGGGCCATGGTCGGCTTTGCAATTTCCATTGCAGCGGAAAATGACGCACTGGTTGGCGATGGTTGGGACACCTTTGTAAAGTTCCTCACGCCAGCCCTGATCGGCTGGGTGGCCTTTGCCGTAGTGAAGGGCTTCGCCGCGGGTTACGAGCGTCAGGTCGAAATACAGGGCGACGAGGTCGCGACACGTTCGCACCGGACGCGCATCGCGATCCTGTCGCGCACCATCCGCGTGGCCATCGTGATCATCGCAGTTTCGCTTATTATGCTCAATATTCCGGGCGTAGCGGACGTCGGCACCACCATGCTGGCTTCTGCCGGCCTTGCCGCTCTTGCGATCGGTGCTGCGGCGCAGCCCGCGCTTAAATCGCTGATTGCCGGATTGCAGATGGCCATCACGCAGCCGCTCCGGATTGGCGATCTGGTGAAGGTAGAGGGGCAAGCCGGGCGCGTAGAAGAAATCCGCATGAGCTTTGTCACGGTCCGCACCTGGGACGAACGCGTCCTTGTCGTGCCGACCTCCGTTTTCCTCGACAATCTGTTCGAGAACTGGTCGCGTGTCAGCGAAGCGCTCACCGGTCCGGTCATGCTGCACCTCGATCCGGCGTCGGATATCGAACCGATCCGCAAGGAGTTCGAGCGTTTCGTCAGGGCTCATCCATTGTGGGACCAGCGCAATCTGGCCCTCCTGATGACCGAGGCCTACCCCGAGAGTGTCGAGCTTCGTCTCTCGATGAGCGCGGAGACCATCGGCGATCTGTTCAACCTGCGCTGTGCTGTACGCGAACATATGGTCCAGTGGCTGCGGAAAGAGCAGCCCGAAGCGCTCATCCGTCACCGCCTCGAGGTCGAAGCGGCTAACGCCCGCGTCACCGGCGGCTGA
- a CDS encoding sensor histidine kinase, translating into MLSLIIFGAMFALILIVYQTVEAEREERQQSQLTALILNELEQVETAALNAETGQRGYLITLDRRYLTSWEEGSEQIDPTLRRLRGHLDGQMTLRQEELLDQIDALARAKFGEMERSVLLVQDGRLLDARQAVLSDEGHEAMQRLRRAIDEMRVIERKILATQAADTARFEARILPLLGGLIVLLLIAILFGARLVSRAARAEAEAAQAAAVGEARDRADLLARELNHRVKNLFAVVLAIVQMSARDKPEAKPLTDSISERIRALLTAHEVSQGALDTQLASLEVLIDTSLAPYRSSTQTATIEGPEIFLPAKRITPLGLVFHELTTNAVKYGAWANGGSINVSWKKSGDEIELTWRETGVKLDGEPERKGFGSLLMNSAARQFGGTVTRDFTGDGLVVKITMPFDEAATLLATPEAAA; encoded by the coding sequence GTGCTTTCTCTGATCATTTTCGGCGCGATGTTCGCGCTGATCCTCATCGTCTACCAGACTGTCGAGGCTGAGCGCGAGGAGCGCCAGCAATCGCAGCTCACCGCCCTCATCCTCAATGAACTGGAGCAGGTTGAGACCGCGGCGCTGAATGCAGAAACCGGGCAGCGCGGGTATCTCATCACGCTGGATCGCCGCTACCTCACTTCATGGGAAGAAGGCAGCGAACAGATTGATCCGACGCTGCGCCGCCTGCGCGGTCATCTCGACGGCCAGATGACCCTTAGGCAGGAGGAGCTGCTCGACCAGATCGATGCGCTTGCGCGCGCCAAATTTGGTGAGATGGAACGTTCAGTCCTGCTGGTACAGGATGGACGCCTGCTCGATGCCCGCCAAGCCGTCCTGTCGGACGAAGGGCACGAGGCCATGCAGCGGCTGCGGCGTGCGATTGACGAAATGCGGGTGATCGAACGCAAGATCCTCGCCACGCAGGCTGCAGACACCGCTCGGTTCGAGGCGCGTATCCTGCCTTTGCTTGGCGGACTGATCGTGCTCCTGCTGATCGCGATCCTGTTCGGCGCCAGGCTGGTATCACGTGCCGCACGGGCCGAGGCCGAAGCCGCACAGGCTGCTGCGGTGGGCGAAGCGCGCGACCGGGCCGACTTGCTTGCCCGCGAACTCAACCACAGGGTCAAAAACCTGTTCGCGGTCGTCCTTGCCATCGTGCAGATGAGCGCGCGCGACAAACCCGAAGCCAAGCCACTGACCGACAGTATTTCAGAGCGGATCAGGGCACTGCTTACGGCCCATGAGGTCAGTCAGGGCGCGCTCGATACGCAGCTTGCATCCCTGGAGGTGTTGATCGACACTTCGCTGGCCCCTTACCGTTCATCCACCCAGACTGCCACGATCGAAGGCCCGGAAATCTTCCTTCCGGCCAAGCGCATTACTCCGCTGGGGCTCGTATTCCACGAACTCACCACGAATGCTGTGAAATACGGCGCCTGGGCGAACGGGGGCTCCATTAATGTCAGTTGGAAAAAGAGCGGCGATGAAATCGAACTGACATGGCGCGAAACGGGCGTAAAACTGGACGGTGAGCCCGAACGCAAAGGCTTTGGAAGCCTCCTCATGAACTCCGCTGCACGCCAGTTCGGCGGGACCGTGACACGCGATTTCACCGGTGACGGACTGGTTGTGAAGATCACCATGCCGTTTGACGAGGCCGCCACCTTGCTTGCAACACCCGAAGCTGCGGCCTAA
- the polA gene encoding DNA polymerase I gives MADKNHLYLVDGSAYIFRAYHRLPPLTDPEGTPVGAVYGYTTMLWKLAEDLDKADGPTHLAVVLDKSSHSFRNEIYDQYKANRPDPPEDLVPQFPLIRHATRAFSLPCIEEPDVEADDMIASYAREAQSKGWDVTIVSSDKDLMQLVGERDGARIDMLDTMKNARIYIEEVEEKFGVPPEKVGDVLALMGDSVDNIPGIFGVGPKTASKLIAEHGDLTAALDSAEDMKKSKLKERLIEHRADAELSRVLVTLKEDCGLPVDIDDMKLDGVPPGPLAQFLEKHGFTSLLRRLDAGSGSPDRPNNLNPAKAENAGAEASPQGSRQPLPEMPAVDRSSYECVQTIDRLKAWVSRAEASMLVAVDTETSALDSMAADLVGISLALGPNDACYIPLAHGGTDMFAEKPDQIALEDALAALRPLLASDAVTKIFHNGKYDLNVLARYDVEVTPIDDTMVISFDLDAGRGLDGIGGGHGMDELVDRHLGHTCLTFKEVCGTGKKAISFGEVPLDRATEYAAEDADVTWRLYQHLKHRLPLEGGTAIYERVDRPLVPVVARMEQRGIKVDRANLAGLSKEFATETGRLEKEIHALAGREFTVGSPKQLGDVLFDTLGYKGGKKGKSGQYSTDQSILERLSGEGAEIADKVLEWRQLTKLKSTYTDALQEAINAKTGRVHTSYSLVGAQTGRLSSTDPNLQNIPIRTAIGRQIRDAFVAEEGNVLLAADYSQIELRLAAHMADVGPLKEAFANGEDIHARTATEMFGEVTRDTRAQAKTINFAILYGISRWGLAGRLGVEADEAQAMIDTYFKRFPGIQRYIQETLETVRERGYSETLFGRKTWFPRIGSKNQAERQGSERAAINAPIQGTSADIIKRAMIRMEAALADAGLPKVQMLLQVHDELVFELPESDIDAASKVIENVMANAARPAVILDVPLGIEIGTGKSWGSAH, from the coding sequence ATGGCCGATAAAAATCACCTCTACCTCGTCGATGGATCAGCATATATTTTCAGGGCCTATCACCGGCTGCCGCCGCTGACTGACCCTGAAGGGACGCCTGTTGGTGCGGTTTATGGCTATACCACCATGCTGTGGAAGCTGGCCGAGGACCTCGACAAGGCAGACGGTCCGACACACCTCGCGGTGGTATTGGACAAGTCGAGCCATTCCTTCCGGAACGAGATTTACGATCAGTACAAGGCCAACCGGCCCGATCCGCCAGAAGACCTCGTGCCGCAGTTCCCGCTTATCCGGCACGCGACCCGGGCGTTCTCCTTGCCCTGTATCGAGGAGCCGGACGTCGAAGCGGATGATATGATCGCATCCTATGCGCGCGAGGCGCAGTCCAAAGGCTGGGATGTGACCATCGTGTCCTCCGACAAGGATTTGATGCAGCTTGTCGGGGAACGCGATGGTGCGCGCATCGACATGCTCGACACAATGAAAAACGCGCGCATCTATATCGAGGAAGTCGAGGAGAAGTTCGGCGTTCCACCCGAGAAGGTCGGCGACGTCCTCGCGTTGATGGGCGATTCAGTCGATAACATTCCAGGCATCTTCGGCGTCGGGCCCAAGACCGCTAGCAAGCTGATCGCAGAACATGGCGATCTTACGGCCGCACTCGATTCTGCAGAGGACATGAAGAAGTCCAAGCTGAAAGAACGTCTGATCGAACACCGTGCCGATGCAGAACTCAGCCGCGTCCTGGTCACCCTCAAGGAGGATTGCGGACTGCCGGTCGACATAGACGACATGAAACTCGACGGCGTGCCCCCTGGACCCCTTGCGCAATTCCTTGAAAAGCATGGGTTCACCAGTCTGCTCCGCCGGCTCGATGCAGGGTCTGGCAGTCCTGACCGGCCCAACAACCTCAATCCCGCCAAGGCGGAAAACGCAGGCGCAGAAGCAAGCCCGCAGGGAAGCCGCCAGCCTCTGCCCGAAATGCCTGCTGTCGACCGTTCGTCCTATGAATGCGTCCAGACGATCGATCGGCTGAAGGCATGGGTATCGCGCGCCGAAGCATCGATGCTGGTCGCCGTGGACACCGAAACCAGCGCGCTCGACAGCATGGCGGCCGACCTCGTCGGCATCAGCCTTGCCTTGGGACCGAACGATGCGTGCTATATCCCGCTCGCACACGGCGGGACCGATATGTTCGCCGAAAAGCCGGACCAGATTGCGCTGGAAGACGCGCTTGCCGCCCTGCGGCCACTCTTGGCGTCGGATGCGGTCACGAAGATATTCCACAACGGAAAATACGATCTCAACGTGCTGGCTCGCTATGATGTGGAGGTCACACCGATCGACGACACCATGGTCATCAGCTTCGATCTCGACGCCGGGCGCGGCCTCGACGGGATTGGCGGCGGGCACGGCATGGACGAATTGGTCGACCGGCACCTAGGCCACACCTGCCTGACCTTCAAGGAAGTGTGCGGAACCGGAAAGAAGGCCATCAGCTTCGGCGAAGTGCCGCTGGACCGGGCGACCGAATACGCGGCGGAAGATGCTGACGTGACGTGGCGATTGTACCAGCATCTCAAGCACCGCCTCCCGCTCGAAGGCGGCACGGCGATCTATGAACGCGTTGACCGGCCGCTGGTCCCTGTCGTCGCCCGCATGGAACAGCGCGGCATCAAGGTGGACCGGGCCAACCTAGCCGGTCTGTCGAAGGAATTTGCGACCGAAACGGGCAGGCTTGAGAAGGAAATTCACGCACTCGCGGGGCGGGAATTCACCGTTGGCAGCCCGAAACAGCTGGGCGATGTCCTGTTCGATACACTTGGCTACAAGGGCGGCAAGAAGGGCAAGAGCGGCCAGTATTCGACCGACCAATCGATCCTGGAGAGGCTTTCCGGTGAGGGCGCCGAGATCGCTGACAAGGTGCTGGAATGGCGCCAGCTGACCAAGCTCAAGTCGACCTATACCGACGCGCTCCAGGAAGCGATCAACGCGAAGACCGGTCGGGTGCATACCAGCTACAGCCTTGTCGGCGCCCAGACTGGCCGCCTGTCTTCGACCGACCCCAACCTCCAGAACATCCCCATCCGTACCGCAATCGGCCGCCAGATCCGCGATGCCTTTGTCGCAGAGGAAGGCAATGTCCTGCTGGCTGCCGACTATTCGCAGATCGAGCTGCGGCTCGCCGCTCATATGGCGGATGTGGGGCCGCTGAAGGAAGCCTTCGCCAATGGTGAGGACATCCACGCCCGCACGGCAACCGAGATGTTTGGCGAAGTGACCCGCGACACACGCGCCCAAGCCAAGACGATCAACTTCGCCATCCTCTACGGTATTTCCCGCTGGGGCCTCGCAGGCCGCCTTGGCGTCGAGGCAGACGAGGCACAGGCAATGATCGATACCTATTTCAAGCGCTTTCCCGGCATCCAGCGGTACATTCAGGAGACGCTGGAGACAGTGCGCGAGCGCGGTTACTCGGAAACGCTCTTTGGCCGCAAAACGTGGTTCCCGCGCATCGGATCGAAGAATCAGGCAGAGCGCCAGGGGAGCGAGCGCGCGGCCATCAACGCACCGATCCAGGGCACCAGCGCTGACATCATCAAACGGGCCATGATCCGCATGGAGGCCGCACTTGCCGATGCAGGCTTACCCAAGGTGCAGATGCTGCTCCAAGTGCACGATGAATTGGTTTTCGAACTGCCAGAAAGCGATATCGACGCCGCTTCCAAAGTGATCGAGAACGTTATGGCAAATGCGGCCCGGCCAGCAGTCATACTCGACGTGCCGCTGGGTATCGAAATCGGAACGGGCAAAAGCTGGGGGTCGGCGCATTGA
- a CDS encoding serine hydrolase, which yields MRIVGKALIAAALVMGAPATVNAQATDYAAQFDNTLGTEVRAPRSFEARYETPLAKQIAMLADGSNGRIGVYAIDLSTGQEVGVLEDQFFPMASTSKVAIAAAYLAGVDAGRWSMTSEFRLPRPGGAYLSAQQHLDLMISKSCNACTDALLNAVGGPSAVNKWMRGAGIEDFHLTRDIATLVREDGRIDPATVVDVKDSATPRAMGQLLAGIYQGRWLSAQSRQVLMNAMAETTTGKKRMPAGLPQSASLAHKTGTLSRTASDIGIFHTPDGRAIAAAIYVTGQSSSMASENGNRNLKLEARRQRDSRISSITGALYRGFGGQEQNRRVWTNADVGGE from the coding sequence ATGAGGATAGTCGGAAAAGCCCTGATCGCAGCTGCCCTTGTTATGGGCGCGCCTGCGACTGTGAACGCGCAAGCCACGGATTACGCTGCGCAATTTGATAACACGCTCGGCACTGAAGTTCGCGCTCCGCGAAGCTTCGAGGCGCGGTACGAAACGCCTCTGGCAAAGCAGATTGCGATGCTTGCAGACGGTTCAAACGGCCGCATCGGAGTTTACGCGATCGACTTGTCGACCGGTCAGGAAGTCGGCGTTCTCGAAGACCAGTTTTTCCCGATGGCCAGCACCAGCAAGGTCGCGATTGCGGCAGCCTATCTTGCCGGTGTCGATGCGGGCCGCTGGAGCATGACAAGCGAGTTTCGCCTCCCCCGCCCCGGCGGAGCATATCTGTCTGCGCAGCAGCACCTCGACCTGATGATCAGCAAAAGCTGCAATGCCTGCACCGATGCGCTGCTCAACGCCGTTGGCGGCCCAAGCGCCGTGAACAAATGGATGCGCGGTGCAGGGATCGAGGATTTTCATCTCACTCGTGACATCGCAACACTTGTCCGCGAAGACGGCCGGATCGATCCGGCAACCGTCGTGGACGTGAAGGATAGCGCCACGCCGCGTGCCATGGGACAGCTGCTTGCCGGGATCTATCAAGGTCGCTGGCTCAGTGCGCAATCGCGCCAGGTACTGATGAACGCCATGGCCGAAACAACAACAGGCAAGAAGCGGATGCCGGCAGGCTTACCCCAAAGCGCAAGCCTGGCGCACAAGACCGGAACGCTTAGTCGGACTGCCAGCGATATCGGCATTTTCCATACGCCTGACGGGCGCGCGATTGCCGCTGCGATCTACGTGACAGGACAGAGCTCGTCGATGGCCTCCGAGAACGGCAACAGGAATCTCAAGCTCGAAGCAAGACGCCAGCGTGATTCCAGGATCTCGTCAATTACTGGCGCACTCTATCGCGGCTTCGGCGGCCAGGAGCAGAACCGCCGGGTCTGGACGAATGCCGACGTCGGCGGCGAATAA
- a CDS encoding host attachment protein, with protein sequence MKLPHKAHVAIVDGEHFTVMRNSGAPLDPKLEGAEKPDLSPSNFSAGIRHQDQVGQQLGRTDLEELAHGAAAAEWLNAKAIAGDITDVLVIADPKTLGEMRRHYHSELEKRIVGEINKTMTGESVDRIEKVIAAA encoded by the coding sequence ATGAAGCTGCCCCACAAGGCCCACGTTGCAATCGTCGATGGCGAACATTTCACCGTGATGCGGAATTCTGGCGCACCGCTCGACCCTAAGCTTGAGGGCGCCGAGAAGCCGGATCTCTCACCCAGCAATTTCAGCGCCGGCATCCGCCATCAGGACCAGGTGGGCCAGCAGCTCGGTCGCACCGATCTTGAAGAACTCGCACATGGTGCAGCGGCTGCCGAATGGCTCAACGCCAAGGCAATCGCCGGCGACATTACCGACGTGCTCGTAATCGCGGATCCAAAAACCCTCGGCGAGATGCGCAGGCATTATCATTCGGAACTGGAAAAGCGGATCGTCGGAGAAATAAACAAGACGATGACGGGCGAAAGCGTTGACCGGATCGAGAAGGTCATTGCCGCAGCATGA
- a CDS encoding DUF305 domain-containing protein: protein MTTTFRALAVGMLLSTSHVALAQEVPIILPGAPGEAPRVIDRTEAIALSDSSYSPADVSFMQGMIVHHQQAVAMAQLVKDRTNNDAILKTADRIEAGQKDEIKFMREWLKERKEPAAMDHSMHSAHASHHTMKGMASPAQMAALAASNSVEFDNQFLQLMIAHHQGALDMVKELHRAPGSAYEPVMFEFTNEVVSDQQAEIDRMNAVLAGLSSDPRATLTAGFRDAGEAISGLRLVAAQAKPIGFYDPQNPAGLLPLIEKDEDEGSADKKPADEDGEEEKPQFGKRGSLLSFANTDMAFSGDLLIAGSYHGFNAYRLGEDGVPTLLSSTVCPGGQGDVSIVGDLLVMSVQDSRARIDCGLQGVNGNVSDERFRGVRIFDISDITRPRQVGLVQTCRGSHTHSIVTADDDTIVLYNSGTSYVRDNEELAGCFSNAGDETALFSIDVIEIPVANPAAARIVDSPRVFAKDGQIAGLWRGGDHGEGTQETNDTNQCHDITVFPSKKIAAGACSGNGIVLDISNPLKPTRIADVTDKGFAYWHSATFNNDGTKVLFTDEWGGGGRPRCQAGDPANWGADAFYDLNGDKLEFRGMYKLPVPQGDKENCVAHNGSIIPVPGRDIFVQAWYQGGVSVIDFTDTANPFEIAYFDRGPIDKDQLVTGGYWSAYWYNGRIYATEIARGLDIFALEPSEFLTAEEIAAAEVAQYEGGLFNPQTQTEVTWPEEVIAAVEESRKGG from the coding sequence ATGACCACGACGTTTCGCGCGCTTGCCGTAGGCATGCTGCTTTCCACTTCGCACGTTGCTCTGGCGCAGGAAGTGCCGATCATTCTGCCTGGTGCACCCGGCGAAGCGCCGCGGGTCATCGACCGCACAGAAGCGATTGCGCTTTCCGACTCGTCTTATTCGCCTGCCGACGTGTCGTTCATGCAGGGCATGATCGTTCACCACCAGCAAGCTGTCGCCATGGCGCAGCTGGTCAAGGATCGCACCAACAATGATGCCATTCTGAAAACTGCTGACCGGATCGAAGCGGGTCAGAAGGACGAAATCAAATTCATGCGCGAATGGCTGAAGGAACGCAAAGAGCCCGCTGCGATGGACCACTCGATGCATTCTGCTCACGCAAGCCACCACACGATGAAGGGCATGGCGAGCCCCGCGCAGATGGCGGCGCTGGCGGCATCGAACAGCGTGGAATTCGACAACCAGTTCCTGCAGCTGATGATCGCCCATCACCAGGGCGCGCTCGACATGGTCAAGGAACTGCACCGCGCACCGGGCAGTGCCTATGAGCCGGTCATGTTCGAATTCACCAATGAAGTGGTGAGCGACCAGCAGGCGGAAATTGACCGGATGAACGCTGTCCTGGCTGGTCTTTCGTCAGATCCGCGCGCAACGTTGACGGCGGGTTTCCGCGATGCTGGCGAGGCCATCTCGGGCCTGCGACTGGTGGCTGCGCAGGCCAAACCAATCGGCTTCTACGATCCTCAGAACCCGGCAGGACTACTCCCGCTCATCGAAAAGGATGAGGACGAAGGCAGCGCAGACAAGAAACCGGCTGACGAAGACGGCGAGGAGGAAAAGCCCCAATTTGGCAAGCGCGGATCGCTGCTGAGCTTCGCCAACACCGACATGGCATTCTCCGGTGATCTGCTGATTGCCGGAAGCTATCACGGTTTTAATGCTTACCGCCTTGGCGAAGATGGCGTGCCGACCTTGCTCAGCTCGACCGTGTGTCCCGGCGGCCAGGGCGACGTTTCGATCGTCGGCGATTTGCTCGTGATGAGCGTGCAGGACAGCCGCGCGCGCATCGATTGCGGCCTTCAGGGCGTGAACGGCAACGTCAGCGACGAACGTTTTCGCGGCGTGCGCATATTCGATATCTCGGACATTACCCGGCCGCGCCAGGTTGGCCTCGTCCAGACGTGCCGGGGCAGCCATACGCATTCAATCGTGACGGCTGATGACGACACCATCGTGCTCTACAACTCCGGCACATCCTACGTTCGTGATAACGAGGAATTGGCCGGATGTTTCTCCAACGCTGGCGATGAAACGGCCCTGTTCAGCATTGATGTCATCGAAATTCCAGTCGCCAATCCGGCCGCAGCACGCATCGTGGATAGCCCGCGGGTGTTCGCCAAAGACGGCCAGATTGCCGGTCTGTGGCGCGGGGGCGATCACGGTGAGGGCACGCAGGAAACCAACGACACGAACCAGTGCCACGATATCACGGTTTTCCCGTCCAAGAAGATCGCCGCAGGAGCCTGTTCGGGCAACGGCATCGTGCTCGACATCTCAAACCCCCTGAAGCCGACCCGCATCGCGGACGTTACGGACAAGGGATTCGCCTATTGGCATTCGGCCACATTCAACAATGACGGCACCAAGGTGCTCTTCACCGACGAATGGGGCGGGGGCGGGCGACCGCGTTGCCAGGCAGGCGATCCCGCCAATTGGGGTGCCGATGCATTCTACGACCTGAACGGCGACAAGCTTGAGTTCCGCGGCATGTACAAGCTGCCCGTACCGCAGGGCGACAAGGAAAATTGCGTCGCTCATAACGGATCGATTATCCCGGTCCCGGGCCGCGATATCTTCGTGCAGGCCTGGTATCAGGGCGGCGTTTCCGTGATCGACTTCACGGATACAGCGAACCCGTTCGAGATCGCGTACTTCGACCGCGGTCCGATCGACAAGGACCAGCTGGTTACTGGCGGATACTGGTCGGCATATTGGTACAATGGCCGCATATACGCGACCGAGATCGCGCGCGGGCTCGACATTTTCGCGCTCGAGCCGAGCGAATTTCTCACCGCCGAAGAGATCGCAGCAGCCGAAGTCGCGCAGTACGAAGGCGGCTTGTTCAACCCGCAAACGCAAACCGAAGTGACGTGGCCCGAAGAGGTTATCGCGGCGGTCGAGGAAAGCCGCAAAGGCGGGTAA
- a CDS encoding DUF885 domain-containing protein, which translates to MKAAIALLPLLALSAGCTTYAEAPTAPVAQPAPIDREAVTARMNEWFDAKFEEELAFSPITQTYLGRRTDYDKIDDMSVAAEDRYLDWLRASTAELDATFDRANLTDEGQISWDIWHYNLERAEAGVPFRNQDYILHHFNGTQSFLPSFLIGQHTVENEAEMEAFVARLGGIATALDQLLVRAQANAAAGTRPPRFGYEGVIEQSRNLTAGVPFSEGDASPLWEATLANTAKLVEAGEITPARADEIQADARAKLVNEVGPAYARIINWFEADLANTSADAMGVSALADGEAFYDYRLAQMTGTELTADEIHRIGLSEVARIRGEMVAIKDQVGFDGDLGQFFTFMRDDDRFYFSEDDKGAQDYIDAAEEHLAFINKRLPDFFGRLPQADLVVKRVEPFREQPGAAQHYRSGTPDGSRPGVYYAHLSDMRAMPIPTLEVIAYHEGNPGHHMQISIAQETQGIPKFRTQGRGAGTTAFTEGWALYSETLAKEMGAYKDPFSDFGRLTTEMWRAIRLVVDTGIHSKGWSQERAVQYFLENSPIPETAVRSEVMRYFVMPGQATAYKIGMIRIQELRAKAEAELGDDFDIRGFHDTVLGGGSVPLTILETRIENWIAEQKSN; encoded by the coding sequence ATGAAAGCTGCAATCGCCCTTCTTCCGCTTCTGGCACTCAGCGCTGGGTGCACCACCTACGCAGAAGCGCCGACCGCCCCTGTCGCTCAGCCAGCCCCGATTGACCGCGAAGCCGTAACCGCGCGAATGAACGAGTGGTTCGATGCGAAGTTCGAAGAAGAGCTTGCGTTCAGCCCCATCACCCAGACTTACCTTGGTCGCCGGACGGACTACGACAAGATCGACGACATGAGCGTCGCGGCAGAAGACCGCTATCTTGATTGGCTGCGCGCCTCGACCGCAGAACTCGATGCCACTTTCGACCGCGCCAACCTGACTGACGAAGGCCAGATTTCATGGGACATCTGGCACTATAACCTGGAACGCGCGGAAGCCGGCGTTCCGTTCCGCAATCAAGACTACATCCTTCACCACTTCAACGGCACGCAGTCATTCCTGCCCTCGTTTCTTATCGGACAGCACACCGTCGAAAACGAGGCCGAGATGGAAGCCTTCGTCGCTCGCCTTGGCGGGATCGCGACCGCGCTCGACCAACTGCTCGTCAGAGCGCAGGCCAACGCCGCTGCTGGCACCCGCCCTCCGCGCTTCGGTTATGAAGGAGTGATCGAACAGTCGCGCAATCTCACAGCGGGCGTTCCATTCAGCGAAGGCGACGCATCGCCGCTGTGGGAAGCGACCTTGGCCAACACGGCAAAGCTCGTCGAGGCGGGTGAAATCACGCCAGCACGGGCGGACGAAATACAGGCCGATGCGCGTGCCAAACTCGTGAACGAAGTCGGCCCTGCCTACGCACGCATCATCAACTGGTTTGAAGCTGACCTGGCCAATACGAGTGCGGATGCCATGGGCGTGAGCGCTCTTGCCGATGGCGAGGCATTCTATGACTACCGGCTGGCCCAGATGACCGGGACCGAATTAACCGCAGACGAAATCCACCGGATTGGCCTTTCCGAAGTCGCCCGGATCCGCGGCGAAATGGTGGCGATCAAGGATCAGGTCGGGTTCGACGGCGACCTCGGCCAGTTCTTTACCTTCATGCGCGATGATGACCGCTTCTATTTCAGCGAAGATGACAAGGGCGCACAGGATTACATCGACGCGGCGGAAGAGCATCTCGCCTTCATCAACAAGCGTCTGCCCGACTTTTTCGGACGGCTTCCGCAGGCCGATCTCGTGGTGAAACGCGTGGAACCGTTCCGCGAACAACCCGGTGCAGCCCAGCACTATCGCTCGGGCACGCCCGACGGATCGCGGCCCGGCGTCTATTACGCTCACCTGTCCGACATGCGGGCCATGCCGATCCCGACGCTGGAGGTGATTGCCTATCACGAAGGCAATCCCGGCCATCACATGCAAATCTCGATCGCTCAGGAAACGCAGGGCATTCCGAAATTCCGCACACAGGGCCGCGGCGCAGGCACGACCGCCTTCACCGAAGGCTGGGCACTATATTCTGAAACGCTGGCCAAGGAGATGGGCGCTTACAAGGACCCCTTTTCCGACTTCGGCCGGCTGACGACCGAGATGTGGCGCGCCATCCGCCTGGTGGTCGACACGGGCATCCATTCCAAGGGGTGGAGCCAGGAACGCGCCGTGCAGTATTTCCTCGAGAACTCGCCGATCCCGGAAACTGCGGTTCGGTCGGAGGTGATGCGCTATTTCGTGATGCCCGGGCAGGCAACTGCCTATAAGATCGGCATGATCCGCATTCAGGAACTGCGCGCGAAAGCCGAAGCAGAACTGGGCGACGACTTCGATATTCGCGGCTTCCACGACACGGTCCTTGGCGGCGGCAGTGTGCCCCTGACTATCCTGGAAACCCGGATCGAAAACTGGATCGCAGAACAAAAATCCAACTGA